The following coding sequences are from one Ovis canadensis isolate MfBH-ARS-UI-01 breed Bighorn chromosome 7, ARS-UI_OviCan_v2, whole genome shotgun sequence window:
- the LOC138444262 gene encoding adenosine 5'-monophosphoramidase HINT1 produces MADEIAKAQVARPGGDTIFGKIIRKEIPAKIIYEDDQCLAFHDISPQAPTHFLVIPKKHISQISAAEDDDESLLGHLMIVGKKCAADLGLKKGYRMVVNEGSDGGQSVYHVHLHVLGGRQMNWPPG; encoded by the coding sequence atggcAGATGAGATCGCCAAGGCTCAGGTCGCCCGGCCTGGCGGCGACACGATCTTCGGGAAGATCATTCGCAAGGAAATCCCAGCCAAAATCATTTATGAGGATGACCAGTGTCTTGCTTTCCATGACATTTCCCCTCAAGCACCAACACATTTTCTGGTGATACCCAAGAAACATATATCCCAGATTTCTGCAGCAGAAGATGATGATGAAAGTCTTCTTGGGCATTTGATGATTGTTGGCAAGAAATGTGCTGCTGATCTGGGCCTGAAGAAGGGCTATCGAATGGTGGTGAATGAAGGTTCAGATGGGGGCCAGTCTGTCTATCATGTTCATCTCCATGTTCTTGGAGGTCGGCAGATGAACTGGCCTCCTGGTTAA